CCGACCTCGAGGCGCGCGACGAGTCCGTCGACCTCGTGGCCGCCCGGACCGTCCGTCGCACGGCCCGCGTCGACGAGCGCGTCGCCGTCCGGACGCTCGGCGCGCCCAAGGAGCTCGACGGGCCGTTGCCGCGCGGCGCGCGGGTCGGGACGGTCGAGGTCCGCCTGCGCGGCAAGGTCGTGGACCGCGTCCCGCTCGTGACCGCGCGCGAGGTCGACGCGGCCACGTTCGGCCAGCGCTTCGCGGAGTGGCTGGGTCGCGGTTCGACGGTCCTGCTGCTCGCGGCCTTCGCCGCCTGTAGCCTGCTCCTGGTCCTGCTGCGCCGGCGCGCCACGCGCCGCCGGCAGGGCGAGAGAGCGAGACCCCCCGCGAGCGTCGCGTGATCATCACCGTCACCCTCAACGCCGCGATCGACAAGTCGCTGTCGGTGCCGAACTTCAAGGTCGGCCGCCGCCACCGCACCGTCGAGCAGCGCACGATGGCCGGCGGCAAGGGCGTCAACATCGCCCGGACGCTCAAGACCCTCGGGCGCCCGGTCATCGCCACCGGCTTCGCGGGCGGGCCGACCGGCACGCGCATCGTGGAGCAGCTGACGGCCGAGTCGATCCTCAACGACTTCGTGCGCATCCGCGAGGAGTCGCGGACGAACACCGCGGTCTACGACCCGACGACCGGCACGCAGACGGAGATCAACGAGCGCGGCCCGGGGGTCTCGGCGCGCGAGCTCGAGATCTTCCGCGACAAGCTGCTCTACCTCGCCACGGGGGCCGACATGGTCGTCTTCGCGGGGTCGCTGCCCCACGGCGTCGAGCACGACGCCTACGCCGACCTCATCCGCGAGTGCCGGCGGCGCGGCGTCCTGACGATCATCGACACCGACGGCGAGCCGCTGCGCCACGCCGTGCGCGCGGAGCCCGACGTCATGAGCCCCAACGTCCTCGAGGCCGAGGAGCTCGTCGGCCACGAGTTCAACGACGACGAGGACCGCCTGATCGCGGTGGGGGAGATGGTCGAGCTCGGCGCCCGCGAGGCGATCATGACCCTGCCCGACGGCTGCGTGGCCTGCGTGCAGGAGGACGGCGGCCGCCGCCGCTACCGCGTGACGATCGCCCCGCGCGAGGCGGTCGCGGCCGTCGGCGCCGGCGACGCGTTCCTGGCCGGCTACGTCGCGGCCCGCTACGCCGGCTCCACGCCGCCGGACTGCCTGCGCTTCGGCGTCGCCTGCGGTGCCGAGTCGACCCAGCGCCTGGGCGCCGGCCTCGTCGAGCCGCGGGAGGTCGAGCGGCTCCTGCACGAGGTCGACGTGCGGCAGGTCGACACCGCCGACGTCGGCTAGCGGCGCCTGACAGGGCGTCGATCCGGAGGCGCCCTCAGGGCCCGCCGATCCAGCCGCTAACCTTGGTCGTGCGTGTTCGGTTGCCGCCCACAGCACGCATCATCAGCCCGTCCCCGGACCCCGCCTGCGCGGGGTCTGTTCGTCCGCCCCCAGACCTAGGATCCGCCAATGGAGATCGAGATCGGCCGCGGGAAGAAGGCCCGCCGCGCCTACGGCTTCGACGACATCGCGATCGTGCCTTCCCGGCGCACGCGTGACCCCGATGACGTCGACATCTCCTGGAAGCTGGGTGACTACCGCTTCGAGCTGCCGCT
The DNA window shown above is from Conexibacter sp. SYSU D00693 and carries:
- a CDS encoding 1-phosphofructokinase family hexose kinase gives rise to the protein MIITVTLNAAIDKSLSVPNFKVGRRHRTVEQRTMAGGKGVNIARTLKTLGRPVIATGFAGGPTGTRIVEQLTAESILNDFVRIREESRTNTAVYDPTTGTQTEINERGPGVSARELEIFRDKLLYLATGADMVVFAGSLPHGVEHDAYADLIRECRRRGVLTIIDTDGEPLRHAVRAEPDVMSPNVLEAEELVGHEFNDDEDRLIAVGEMVELGAREAIMTLPDGCVACVQEDGGRRRYRVTIAPREAVAAVGAGDAFLAGYVAARYAGSTPPDCLRFGVACGAESTQRLGAGLVEPREVERLLHEVDVRQVDTADVG